GAACAGCGATCACTTATCGGAATCAATAATACACAGCGGTCCATTATCGATTCAATCGGTCAGCTTCATCATGAATGGCTCGCATATACTTCGGAATTAATACAGTCAAGAAATGGAAATCCGGTTGTTTATCAAAATCTTTTAGACAATAAACTAAAAAAACATGTGGGGAAAAATATCAATGATGCCATTACAAAAAAGTTTAAGCGTTTTGATAAAATCGAGTACAAAACCCGAAAACATCACAGCCAAATGCTGTTAGAATCCCTGCGTAAAACCAGAACATATTCATTAATATTTTTATCGCTTACCATTTTTGTCGGCATTTCAAGCACAGCCTATATTGTAATAATGATTACAAACCGAATCAATTCAATGGTTCGTGTTGCCGATACTATTTCTAAAGGAAAATTTACCATAGTTGAAGATTACAGAAATGATGAACTGAGTGCTTTGTCATCTTCTTTAAACATAATGTCGCGTCGACTGGAGAAAAATATTCAGGAACTGGAAAACAAAAATGCTGAGCTGAACAAATTTGCTTATGTAGTTTCACACGATTTAAAAGCGCCCCTTCGGGGAATATATAATGTTATAAGCTGGATCGAAGAAGATTTATCAAATGAGCTCTCTCCTGCCCTGAAAAATTATCTCAGCATAATTCCTAAAAGAACACAACGCATGGAAGACCTTATTAACGGTCTATTAGATTACGCAAGAATAAACCGTAAAACCAATCCCGAATTAGTAGATACAAACGCAATGGTTCATGAAATCACACAGTCAATTGTTCCCAGAAAATTTAAACTGGAAATAATCAATCTGCCTAAAATTTTTACCGAACGTTTAAAACTGGAACAAGTATTTTCTAACTTAATTAGTAATGCCGTAAAATATTCTAAAAATCAAAATCCACGCATTGAAATAAAATGCGAAAAAATATTAAACGTCTATGAATTTTCAGTAAAAGACAACGGAATTGGTATTGATCCTGAATACCATCAAAAAATATTTGAAATATTTCAAACCCTGAGAGAGAAAAATGAAGTAGAAAGCACGGGCATTGGTCTTGCAATTGTAAAAAAAATAATAGACGAACAGGGAGAAACTATAAACGTTCAATCTAAACTAGGCGAAGGAACCGAATTTACTTTTACCTGGAGAAACAATAAAGCATTATGAGAAAACCAAACATTTTACTGATCGATGATGACGAACTGGATACTATTTCGGTAGAACGTTCTTTAAAAAAGTTAGAAATAGAATACATACTGCATACAGCTTACAACGGACTCGAAGCTCTAAAACTGCTTAGAAATGAAAACAATCCGCTTGTTCCTGATGTTATTCTTCTGGACATAAACATGCCTAAAATGAATGGAATTGAATTTCTAAAAATTCTTAGGACAGATAAAAGTCTAAAAGATCTAAAGGTATTTATCATGACCACATCGTCAGAAAGTAATGACAGAACAACAGCCGAAGGACTGGGTATTTCAGGATATATCATAAAACCATTGAATTATACAGACAATACCAAAAGACCTGATTCTATGGATGCCTTTGTACAGTTTCATTTAAGGAAAATTTTATTGAATGAAAGCAGTTAAAAAAACCAATGGCAATATCAATTAAAAATTAAAAATCCAAAATCCAAAGTCTAAAATCTAAAATCTAAAATCTAAAATCTAAAATCTAAAATTTCCAACCTCGCCTGCCTAATTATGAAAAAAGCAAAACACATCGATAAGCTGTCACAAAATGAGGCACTAATCGCAATGCCCATCATAACAGATCAAAAAAAATCTGGAACGAAAATAAAAAAAATTGAGACCGAAGAATCTATTCTTAACGATGCGGAATTTTTAAAAATTTTACTGAAAGTAAAAAATGGAAATTTTTCGCAACGTTTTCCAACGGATCAAAACGGAATAAAAAGATCAATTTGTGATACTTTAAATGAAATCATAGACCTAAACGAAAGAATGGTTTTTGAGTTTCAAAAAGTTGGAAAAAGCATCGGTAAACAAGGTAAATTAACCAATCGTGTAGTTCTGGATGGCGCACGTGGTTCCTGGAGTTCCTGTGTGGATTCTGTCAACACATTAATTTCTGACCTGGTTCATCCAACGATTGAAATAGCACACGTAATTACCTCAGTAGCAAAAGGAAATCTTTCTCAGGAAATGCCTTTAGCTATTGAAGGAAATCCGCTTCAGGGAGAATTCCTCAGAATTGCCAAAGAGGTAAACGGAATGGTAAAACAGCTGAATCTTTTCTCGATGGAGGTTACCCGTGTGGCGCGTGAGGTTGGTACAGACGGAAAACTGGGCGGTCAGGCAAAAGTTCGTGGTGTGGGCGGTGTATGGAAAGATTTGACCGATTCTGTAAATAAAATGGCAAGTAACCTTACGGGGCAGGTACGTAATATTGCCGATGTAACAACAGCGGTGGCAAAAGGAGATTTATCGAAAAAAATTACCGTAGACGTAAAAGGTGAAATTCAGGAATTAAAAAACACCATCAACACCATGGTAGATCAGCTGAATTCCTTCTCTTCTGAGGTTACGCGTGTGGCACGTGAGGTAGGTACGGAAGGAAAACTAGGCGGACAGGCGCAGGTAAAAGGAGTTGGTGGAACATGGAAAGATTTAACGGATTCGGTAAACCAAATGGCCTCTAACCTAACCGGTCAGGTACGTAATATTGCCGATGTAACAACAGCGGTGGCAAAAGGAGATCTTTCGAAAAAAATTACCGTAGACGTAAAAGGAGAAATTCTGGAGTTAAAAGATACCATTAATACCATGGTGGATCAGCTGAACTCTTTCTCTTCAGAGGTTACGCGTGTGGCACGTGAGGTAGGTTCAGAAGGAAAACTGGGCGGACAAGCCAGAGTACGAGGTGTTGGTGGAGTTTGGAAAGATTTGACTGATTCTGTAAACCAAATGGCATCCAACTTAACAGGTCAGGTGCGTAATATTGCCGAGGTAACGACAGCCGTGGCAAAAGGAGATTTATCCAAAAAAATTACTGTAAACGTTGAGGGAGAAATCCTCGAATTAAAAAATACCATCAATACCATGGTGGATCAGTTGAACTCTTTTGGTGCCGAGGTAACCCGTGTGGCACGTGAGGTTGGTTCGGAAGGAAAATTGGGAGGTCAGGCCAAAGTAAAAGGTGTTGGTGGAACATGGAAAGATTTAACCGATTCTGTTAACCAAATGGCTTCTAACCTGACAGGACAAGTACGTAATATCGCCGAGGTTACAACAGCGGTAGCAAATGGTGACCTTTCTAAAAAAATTACGGCTGTAGCCGAAGGAGAAATCCTCGAATTAAAGAAAACCATTAACACGATGGTAGATCAGCTGAACTCTTTCTCATCTGAGGTTACGCGTGTGGCACTTGAGGTTGGTACCGAAGGAAAACTCGGCGGTCAGGCAAAAGTAAAAGGTGTCGGCGGAACATGGAAAGATTTAACCGATTCGGTTAACCAAATGGCATCGAACTTAACCGGACAGGTACGTAATATTGCCGAAGTAACAACTGCCGTAGCAAAAGGAGATTTATCACGCCAGATTACCGTTGATACCAAAGGAGAAATCTTAGAGCTGAAAAACACAATTAATACGATGGTGGGTCAGCTGAACTCTTTCGCTTCTGAGGTAACGCGTGTGGCACGTGAGGTTGGTACAGAAGGAAAACTGGGCGGACAAGCACAGGTTGAAGGTGTCGGCGGAACATGGAAAGATTTAACAGATTCCGTTAACCAAATGGCATCCAACCTAACCGGACAGGTACGTAATATTGCCGAAGTTACAACAGCCGTAGCAAAAGGAGATTTATCTCTCCAGATTACCGTTGACGTAAAAGGAGAAATCTTAGAGCTTAAAAATACCATTAATACGATGGTGGATCAGCTTCGAGGCTTTGCATCAGAGGTTACAAGGGTTTCGCGAGAAGTAGGAACTGAAGGAAAACTGGGCGGACAAGCTAACGTTCCCGGAGTTGCCGGAACATGGAAAGATTTAACAGATTCGGTGAACCAAATGGCAGGAAACCTTACCGCTCAGGTACGTAATATTGCCGATGTGGCGATTGCCGTGGCAAATGGAGATATGTCCCGAAAAATTACCGTTGACGTTCGCGGAGAGATTCTTCAATTGAAAGAAACCCTGAATACGATGGTGGATCAGCTTCGTGAATTCGCCTCTGAGGTAACTCGTGTGGCACGTGAAGTAGGTACCGAAGGAAAACTGGGCGGACAAGCAAACGTTCCAGGAGTTGCCGGAACATGGAAAGATTTGACCGATTCTGTTAACCAAATGGCGGGTAACTTAACGACTCAGGTACGTAATATTGCTGAGGTTACGATTGCCGTTGCAAACGGAGATATGTCCAAAAAAATTACGGCCGACGTTCGTGGGGAGATTTTGCAATTAAAAGAAACCGTAAATACAATGGTGGATCAGCTTCGTGCCTTTGCCTCTGAGGTAACCCGTGTGGCGCGTGAGGTGGGAACTGACGGAAAACTGGGCGGACAAGCATTCGTACCGGGAGTTGCCGGAACCTGGAAAGATTTAACGGATTCTGTGAACCAAATGGCCTCTAACTTAACCGGACAGGTGCGTAATATTGCCGATGTAACAAAAGCCGTTGCCAATGGTGACCTTTCAAAACAAATTACCGTTGACGTAAAAGGTGAAATCCTCGATTTGAAAAACACTTTCAACACGATGGTGGAACAGCTAAACTCTTTCGCATCGGAGGTAACGCGTGTGGCACGTGAAGTGGGTACAGAAGGAAAACTAGGTGGACAATCTGAAGTAAAAGGGGTTGCCGGAACCTGGAAAGATTTAACAGACTCGGTTAACGTAATGGCGTCTAACTTAACGGGACAAGTTCGTGGAATTGCAAAAGTCGTAACATCTGTAGCAAAAGGAAATTTAAAACAAAAATTATCTATTGATGCAAAAGGTGAAGTAGCACAGCTTACTGATACTATTAATGAGATGATTGACACTCTGGCGACTTTCTCTGATCAGGTAACTACAGTTGCCCGTGAAGTAGGTGCCGAAGGAAAATTGGGAGGACAAGCAAATGTTCCGGGAGCATCTGGAACCTGGAAAAATTTAACTGAAAACGTAAATCAGCTGGCAGCGAATCTTACGACTCAGGTTCGTGCGATTTCTGAGGTAGCATCAGCGGTAACACAGGGAGATTTAACGCGAACAATTGGTGTTGAAGCAAAAGGTGAAGTTGAAGCTCTTAAAGATACTATAAATCAAATGATTTCAAATCTTAAAGCAACTACTTTACGTAATCAGGAACAAGACTGGCTGAAATCAAACTTAGCTAAATTTACCCAAATGCTTCAGGGACAAAAAGAGCTAAAATCTGTTACCATGAAAATCTTATCTGAGCTGGCAGCCGTGGTTACTGCACAGCACGGACTTTTCTATATTTTGGAAGAAGGCGAACAATTCATGGATTCTAAATTGAATTTAATTGCTTCGTATGCTTACATCAAACGTAAAAACTCCCCTACTCAATATGCTATGGGCGAAGGACTTATTGGTCAGGTAGCGATTGAAAAAGAAAGAATTATATTGAGTAATGTTCCAAAAGATTACATCAGAATCAATTCTGGTTTGGGAGATGCGAAGCCAAAAGATGTCATTATTCTTCCGGTATTATTTGAAGGAAGACTTAAAGCAGTTATTGAATTAGCTTCACTTGATACCTTTAGCCAGACACATTTAGATTTCCTTGAAGGATTAACAGAAAGTATTGGTATTGTATTAAACACGATCGAATCAAATTCAAGAACCGAAGAATTATTGGTACAATCACAATCGCTGGCAAGCGAGCTGAAAAGTCAGCAGGAAGTATTAAAAAATACCAACGAAGAACTGGAAGAAAAAGCTATTCTACTGGCTAATCAAAAAGAAGAAGTTGAGCTTAAAAATCAGGAAGTCGAAGTTGCCCGTAAAGCTTTGGAAGAAAAAGCAGATCAGCTTACACTTACTTCAAAATACAAATCAGAATTTTTGGCCAATATGTCGCATGAGCTTAGAACTCCGCTAAACAGTTTACAGATTTTAGCCAACGAATTAATCGCCAACCGCGACGGGAATTTATCCGAAAAACAAATTCAGTTTGCCAAAACGATCAACGCCTGCGGAGATGACTTAATTCAGCTTATTAACGATATTCTTGACCTTTCTAAAATTGAATCCGGTTATATTTCTGTTGATTATAACCCTATTACTTTTGCCGAAATCAGCCGATTTGTTGAGTCTACCTTCAATCCTATTTCTCAGGCAAAACATCTTCAATTTGAGATTATTATGGATGATAATCTTCCGGATGCAATGGAAACCGATTCGCAAAGACTAAATCAGATTTTGAAAAACCTTCTTTCAAATTCATTTAAATTTACTGAGAAAGGCGAAGTGAAACTGCACATTTACAAAGCAGAAAACAACTGGAAAACCAAAAACGGCAGTCTGGATAATGCCGAAGCCGTTGTCGCTTTTGAAATTTCAGATACCGGAATCGGAATTTCTAAAGAAAAACAAAACATCATTTTTGAAGCTTTCCAACAAGCAGAAGGTTCTACAAGCCGTAAATATGGCGGAACCGGTTTAGGATTATCCATCAGCCGAGGACTTTCTGATTTATTAGGCGGAAGCATCGAATTAGAAAGTGACACCAATATTGGAAGTAAATTTACCTTATTCCTGCCTTTAAAATTTGTTCATATTCCGGAATTAGAAAACATCAGTGTTAACGAAGAAACAAATGTTATTCACGCCGGAAAAAGCCGTTTAAAATCGCTTCCATCAGCAAGTTTCAAAAAATCAGATATTGATTTATATTTTGTAGATGAAGTTGGCGACGACCGAACGAATATCAAACCTGATGACAAAATTCTTTTAATTGCCGAAGACAATATAACTTTTGCCAAAATTTTATTAGAAAGAGCGCATCAGCATGATATAAAGGCCATTGTAACCACCCGTGGAAATGATGTTGTTGATTATATCAATCAGTTTCAGCCTCACGCTATTACTATGGATTTGAATATGCCGGATACCAGCGGATGGAAAATTCTGGACCGATTAAAAACCGATTTTACGCTTCGTCATATTCCGGTTTACATCATTTCTGGCGAAGATGAAAGAAATAAAGGCTTAAAGCGCGGTGCACGAAATTTCTTTGTTAAACCGGTCAAAAATGAATTACTGACTTCTCTTTTTAATGACATTCAGGATTTCAAAGACAAAAAAGAAAAAAATCTTCTGGTTGTCGATGATAATAAAATTGATTTAAAACGAATCGTTGAAGCTGTAAAAGGAGACGATATTTCAATTTCGACTGCATTAACAGCCAAAGAAGCGGTAGAATTTATCAAAGAAAAATCTTTTGACTGCATCATTTTAGATTTGGTTCTTCCGGATGCTGACGGACTTGATTTAATCAGCGATTTAGAAAACAATATTAGCGGAGAAACAGCAATTATTATACATTCGGCCGGAGATGTCAACAAAAAACAACGCAGTAAATTAGGTCGTTTTGCGCACAGCATTATTACAAAAAGTGCCTCTTCAATCGATGAATTAGTCGACCAAACGGCGCTCTTTATGCATCGTGTTCATAAAGATCTTCCAGAAACAATGAAAGACAGAATTGAAACATATTATCTAAAAGAAGATGTTTTGATTAATAAAAAAGTACTTTTAGTCGATGACGATGTCCGAAATTTATTTGCATTGACTACAGCTCTGGAACGCTTTGGATTAGAAGTAATTAGTGCAGAAAGCGGACATGAAGCAATCGATATTTTAAGTCAAAACATAAAAATTGATATTGTTTTGATGGATATCATGATGCCGGAATTAGACGGTTATGAAACCATGAAAATCATCAGAAAAAATGTAAAACATAAAGATCTGACGATCATTGCCGTAACAGCAAAAGCAATGAAAGGTGACAGACAAAGATGCATCGAATCCGGCGCATCTGATTATATCA
The sequence above is a segment of the Flavobacterium sp. genome. Coding sequences within it:
- a CDS encoding response regulator, which translates into the protein MRKPNILLIDDDELDTISVERSLKKLEIEYILHTAYNGLEALKLLRNENNPLVPDVILLDINMPKMNGIEFLKILRTDKSLKDLKVFIMTTSSESNDRTTAEGLGISGYIIKPLNYTDNTKRPDSMDAFVQFHLRKILLNESS
- a CDS encoding ATP-binding protein codes for the protein MKLSTQILLAFTLIILLSVADSYTNYTLSQKVHLNSQFLSKSESVIRNSNKTHRAILEMQSAVRGYFLTNDTTFLGEYYRGIKQVPEFLKEQRSLIGINNTQRSIIDSIGQLHHEWLAYTSELIQSRNGNPVVYQNLLDNKLKKHVGKNINDAITKKFKRFDKIEYKTRKHHSQMLLESLRKTRTYSLIFLSLTIFVGISSTAYIVIMITNRINSMVRVADTISKGKFTIVEDYRNDELSALSSSLNIMSRRLEKNIQELENKNAELNKFAYVVSHDLKAPLRGIYNVISWIEEDLSNELSPALKNYLSIIPKRTQRMEDLINGLLDYARINRKTNPELVDTNAMVHEITQSIVPRKFKLEIINLPKIFTERLKLEQVFSNLISNAVKYSKNQNPRIEIKCEKILNVYEFSVKDNGIGIDPEYHQKIFEIFQTLREKNEVESTGIGLAIVKKIIDEQGETINVQSKLGEGTEFTFTWRNNKAL
- a CDS encoding HAMP domain-containing protein, which encodes MKKAKHIDKLSQNEALIAMPIITDQKKSGTKIKKIETEESILNDAEFLKILLKVKNGNFSQRFPTDQNGIKRSICDTLNEIIDLNERMVFEFQKVGKSIGKQGKLTNRVVLDGARGSWSSCVDSVNTLISDLVHPTIEIAHVITSVAKGNLSQEMPLAIEGNPLQGEFLRIAKEVNGMVKQLNLFSMEVTRVAREVGTDGKLGGQAKVRGVGGVWKDLTDSVNKMASNLTGQVRNIADVTTAVAKGDLSKKITVDVKGEIQELKNTINTMVDQLNSFSSEVTRVAREVGTEGKLGGQAQVKGVGGTWKDLTDSVNQMASNLTGQVRNIADVTTAVAKGDLSKKITVDVKGEILELKDTINTMVDQLNSFSSEVTRVAREVGSEGKLGGQARVRGVGGVWKDLTDSVNQMASNLTGQVRNIAEVTTAVAKGDLSKKITVNVEGEILELKNTINTMVDQLNSFGAEVTRVAREVGSEGKLGGQAKVKGVGGTWKDLTDSVNQMASNLTGQVRNIAEVTTAVANGDLSKKITAVAEGEILELKKTINTMVDQLNSFSSEVTRVALEVGTEGKLGGQAKVKGVGGTWKDLTDSVNQMASNLTGQVRNIAEVTTAVAKGDLSRQITVDTKGEILELKNTINTMVGQLNSFASEVTRVAREVGTEGKLGGQAQVEGVGGTWKDLTDSVNQMASNLTGQVRNIAEVTTAVAKGDLSLQITVDVKGEILELKNTINTMVDQLRGFASEVTRVSREVGTEGKLGGQANVPGVAGTWKDLTDSVNQMAGNLTAQVRNIADVAIAVANGDMSRKITVDVRGEILQLKETLNTMVDQLREFASEVTRVAREVGTEGKLGGQANVPGVAGTWKDLTDSVNQMAGNLTTQVRNIAEVTIAVANGDMSKKITADVRGEILQLKETVNTMVDQLRAFASEVTRVAREVGTDGKLGGQAFVPGVAGTWKDLTDSVNQMASNLTGQVRNIADVTKAVANGDLSKQITVDVKGEILDLKNTFNTMVEQLNSFASEVTRVAREVGTEGKLGGQSEVKGVAGTWKDLTDSVNVMASNLTGQVRGIAKVVTSVAKGNLKQKLSIDAKGEVAQLTDTINEMIDTLATFSDQVTTVAREVGAEGKLGGQANVPGASGTWKNLTENVNQLAANLTTQVRAISEVASAVTQGDLTRTIGVEAKGEVEALKDTINQMISNLKATTLRNQEQDWLKSNLAKFTQMLQGQKELKSVTMKILSELAAVVTAQHGLFYILEEGEQFMDSKLNLIASYAYIKRKNSPTQYAMGEGLIGQVAIEKERIILSNVPKDYIRINSGLGDAKPKDVIILPVLFEGRLKAVIELASLDTFSQTHLDFLEGLTESIGIVLNTIESNSRTEELLVQSQSLASELKSQQEVLKNTNEELEEKAILLANQKEEVELKNQEVEVARKALEEKADQLTLTSKYKSEFLANMSHELRTPLNSLQILANELIANRDGNLSEKQIQFAKTINACGDDLIQLINDILDLSKIESGYISVDYNPITFAEISRFVESTFNPISQAKHLQFEIIMDDNLPDAMETDSQRLNQILKNLLSNSFKFTEKGEVKLHIYKAENNWKTKNGSLDNAEAVVAFEISDTGIGISKEKQNIIFEAFQQAEGSTSRKYGGTGLGLSISRGLSDLLGGSIELESDTNIGSKFTLFLPLKFVHIPELENISVNEETNVIHAGKSRLKSLPSASFKKSDIDLYFVDEVGDDRTNIKPDDKILLIAEDNITFAKILLERAHQHDIKAIVTTRGNDVVDYINQFQPHAITMDLNMPDTSGWKILDRLKTDFTLRHIPVYIISGEDERNKGLKRGARNFFVKPVKNELLTSLFNDIQDFKDKKEKNLLVVDDNKIDLKRIVEAVKGDDISISTALTAKEAVEFIKEKSFDCIILDLVLPDADGLDLISDLENNISGETAIIIHSAGDVNKKQRSKLGRFAHSIITKSASSIDELVDQTALFMHRVHKDLPETMKDRIETYYLKEDVLINKKVLLVDDDVRNLFALTTALERFGLEVISAESGHEAIDILSQNIKIDIVLMDIMMPELDGYETMKIIRKNVKHKDLTIIAVTAKAMKGDRQRCIESGASDYITKPVNVEQLSSLMRVWLK